From Watersipora subatra chromosome 8, tzWatSuba1.1, whole genome shotgun sequence, a single genomic window includes:
- the LOC137402806 gene encoding octapeptide-repeat protein T2-like — MRERKKHKKRKRKRKREKGRERDRKKKRKKREKKREEERGRERDGERGKERKRKEEREEERGRERKRVEESGIERNREKERERERKREKERERERKRERKREKERERKRKREKERERKRKREKEREREKKRQKKRERERKRQRKREEEREKEKKREEEKGRERKREEERGRERKKEEERGRKRKKEEERGRKRKKEEERGRKRKKEEERGRKRKKEEERGRKRKKEEERGRKRKKRKKEEERGRKRKKEEERGRKRKKEEKRGERGRKRKKEEERGRKRNREKERGRERKREKERERERKRE; from the coding sequence atgagagagagaaagaaacataaaaaaagaaaaagaaagagaaagagagaaaaagggagGGAAAGAGatagaaagaaaaagagaaaaaaaagagagaaaaagagagaggaagagagaggaagagagagagacggagagagagggaaagagaggaagagaaaggaagagagagaggaagagagaggaagagagaggaagagagtgGAAGAGAGTGGAatagagaggaatagagagaaagagagagaaagagagagaaagagagagaaagagagagaaagagagagaaagagagagagaaaaagagagaaagagagagaaagaaagagaaaaagagagaaagagagagaaagaaagagaaagagagagaaagagagagaaagagagaagaagagacaaaaaaagagagaaagagagagaaagagacagagaaagagagaggaagagagagaaaaagagaagaagagagaggaagagaaaggaagagagaggaagagagaggaagagagaggaagagagaggaagaaAGAGGAAGAAAGAGGAAGAAAGAGGAAGAAAGAGGAAGAAAGAGGAAGAAAGAGGAAGAAAGAGGAAGAAAGAGGAAGAAAGAGGAAGAAAGAGGAAGAAAGAGGAAGAAAGAGGAAGAAAGAGGAAGAAAGAGGAAGAAAGAGGAAGAAAGAGGAAGAAAGAGGAAGAAAGAGAAAGAAGAGGAAGAAAGAGGAAGAAAGAGGAAGAAAGAGGAAAAAAGAGGAAGAAAGAGGAAGAAAGAGGAAGAAAGAGGAAAAAAGAGGAGAAAGAGGAAGAAAGAGGAAGAAAGAGGAAGAAAGAGGAAGAAAGAGGaatagagagaaagagagaggaagagagagaaagagagagaaagagagagaaagagaaagaaagagagag